A section of the Caldanaerobius polysaccharolyticus DSM 13641 genome encodes:
- the rpoD gene encoding RNA polymerase sigma factor RpoD, translating to MAKNENSKADSKMMKVRKLIQTGKEKGSLTYQEIMDTLEDVDIDADQIEKFYETLETMGIEIVGDHPLDEGVKGLSGDVDDVIDINGVEEDLDLDLSIPDNINIDDPVRMYLKEIGKIPLLSPEEEIELAKRIEKGDEEAKKRLTEANLRLVVSIAKKYVGRGMLFLDLIQEGNLGLLKAVEKFDYRKGYKFSTYATWWIRQAITRAIADQARTIRIPVHMVETINKLIRVSRQLLQQLGREPSPEEIAKEMDMSVDKVREIMKIAQEPVSLETPIGEEEDSHLGDFIPDEDIPAPADAAAFTLLKEQLMDVLDTLTPREEKVLRLRFGLDDGRARTLEEVGKEFNVTRERIRQIEAKALRKLRHPSRSKKLKDFLE from the coding sequence ATGGCTAAAAACGAGAACAGCAAAGCCGACAGCAAAATGATGAAGGTTAGAAAGCTGATACAGACAGGCAAAGAAAAGGGTTCTCTGACATATCAGGAGATAATGGATACCCTGGAGGATGTGGATATAGATGCTGATCAAATAGAAAAGTTTTATGAAACCCTGGAAACCATGGGGATAGAGATCGTGGGAGATCATCCTTTGGATGAAGGTGTGAAGGGTTTAAGCGGCGATGTGGACGATGTCATAGATATAAATGGAGTGGAAGAAGATCTGGATCTCGATCTTTCTATTCCAGATAATATAAATATAGATGACCCTGTGAGGATGTACTTAAAAGAGATAGGCAAGATACCTTTGCTGTCCCCTGAAGAAGAGATAGAGCTGGCTAAGAGGATAGAAAAAGGCGATGAAGAAGCCAAAAAGAGGCTTACAGAGGCGAACTTGCGCCTGGTGGTTTCCATTGCTAAAAAGTACGTAGGAAGAGGTATGTTGTTCCTTGACCTGATACAGGAAGGCAATCTAGGCCTTTTAAAGGCGGTGGAGAAATTCGACTATAGAAAGGGCTATAAGTTCAGCACGTACGCTACGTGGTGGATAAGGCAGGCCATAACCAGGGCTATTGCCGATCAAGCCAGGACTATAAGGATACCTGTGCACATGGTGGAGACCATCAACAAGCTCATAAGGGTATCCAGGCAGCTTCTGCAGCAGTTAGGGCGTGAGCCGTCTCCGGAGGAAATCGCAAAGGAAATGGATATGTCTGTGGATAAGGTCAGGGAAATAATGAAAATAGCGCAAGAACCTGTATCCCTGGAGACCCCCATAGGAGAAGAGGAGGACAGCCACTTAGGCGATTTTATACCAGACGAGGACATCCCTGCGCCAGCGGATGCTGCGGCATTTACCCTTTTAAAGGAGCAGCTTATGGACGTGCTGGATACTTTGACGCCTAGAGAAGAAAAGGTGTTGAGGCTGAGATTTGGCCTTGACGACGGAAGGGCGAGGACGCTAGAGGAAGTGGGAAAAGAGTTTAATGTCACCCGTGAAAGGATAAGGCAGATTGAAGCCAAAGCTTTGAGAAAGCTACGCCACCCAAGCAGAAGCAAAAAATTAAAAGATTTTCTAGAGTAG
- the ppdK gene encoding pyruvate, phosphate dikinase — protein sequence MTKKYVYFFNEGRADMRNLLGGKGANLAEMTNLGLPVPPGFTVTTEACTRYYEDGETIAPEIVEQINEKLAELEKVMNKKFGDIENPLLVSVRSGARVSMPGMMDTILNLGLNDQSVLGLAKSTNNERFAYDSYRRFIQMFSDVVKGIDKNKFEAILDAVKEENGAKYDTDLTAENLKEVVKRYKELYKKEMGVEFPQDPKEQLMEAVKAVFRSWNNPRAIVYRKMNDIPSDWGTAVNVQAMVFGNMGNDSGTGVAFTRNPSTGEKALFGEFLMNAQGEDVVAGIRTPQPISQLQETLPEVYNQFVEIAHKLENHYRDMQDMEFTVEKGKLYMLQTRSGKRTAVAALKIAVDMVNEGLIDEEEAVLRVDPKQLDQLLHPTFDEKVLKEAKPIAKGLPASPGAATGRIYFTAEEAVKHAKAGEKTILVRLETSPEDIEGMYASQGILTGRGGMTSHAAVVARGMGRCCVAGCGELNINEEGKYFTVGGKTYREGDWISLDGSTGYVYGEQLPTVEPAVTGNFAILMGWADKVRKLKVRTNADTPRDAATAVKFGAEGIGLCRTEHMFFDEDRIPAMREMIVSKTEEQRRKALAKLLPMQKNDFKQLYEAMGSHPVTIRLIDPPLHEFVPHEDEDIAALAKEMGLTFEELKATVESLKEFNPMLGHRGCRLSITYPEIAEMQTRAIMEAAIEVKQEKGIEIEAEIMVPLVGDVKEIKYLKDIIVKVAEEVIKEKGVRVEYHVGTMIEVPRAALTADKIAQEAEFFSFGTNDLTQMTFGFSRDDAGKFLNDYYDKKIYEFDPFAKVDQEGVGKLMKMAVELGKATRPDIRLGICGEHGGDPSTIEFCHNIGLDYVSCSPYRVPIARLAAAQAAVKAKRAAK from the coding sequence ATGACCAAGAAGTACGTGTATTTTTTTAATGAAGGTCGCGCTGATATGCGAAACCTCTTGGGAGGTAAAGGTGCGAACCTGGCAGAAATGACCAATTTAGGTTTGCCTGTGCCTCCAGGGTTTACTGTTACTACAGAAGCATGTACTAGATATTATGAGGACGGCGAAACGATTGCTCCAGAGATCGTGGAACAGATAAATGAGAAGCTGGCTGAATTGGAAAAAGTCATGAACAAGAAATTTGGCGACATTGAAAACCCTCTCTTGGTTTCTGTTCGATCGGGTGCTAGGGTTTCAATGCCTGGTATGATGGACACCATTTTAAACCTTGGCTTAAACGACCAATCTGTGCTGGGCCTGGCCAAGAGCACCAATAACGAGCGCTTTGCTTATGACAGCTACAGAAGGTTTATTCAGATGTTTTCTGATGTGGTTAAGGGCATTGATAAAAACAAATTTGAGGCCATACTGGACGCTGTCAAAGAAGAGAACGGCGCTAAGTACGATACTGACCTAACCGCGGAAAACCTCAAAGAAGTAGTTAAGAGGTACAAAGAGCTGTATAAGAAGGAAATGGGTGTGGAGTTCCCCCAGGATCCCAAAGAGCAGCTGATGGAGGCCGTAAAAGCTGTTTTCAGGTCTTGGAATAACCCCAGGGCAATTGTCTACAGGAAAATGAACGATATACCCAGCGATTGGGGAACAGCGGTTAACGTTCAGGCTATGGTGTTTGGCAACATGGGCAATGATTCAGGAACAGGTGTTGCCTTTACCCGCAATCCGTCTACTGGAGAGAAGGCCTTGTTTGGCGAGTTCCTCATGAATGCCCAGGGTGAAGACGTGGTGGCAGGTATCAGGACGCCTCAGCCTATATCTCAGTTGCAAGAGACCCTTCCTGAAGTTTACAACCAGTTTGTAGAGATAGCTCATAAGTTAGAGAATCACTACAGGGATATGCAGGATATGGAGTTTACTGTAGAGAAGGGTAAGCTCTACATGTTGCAGACGAGAAGCGGTAAGAGGACTGCCGTGGCTGCCCTTAAGATAGCAGTAGATATGGTAAACGAAGGCCTGATAGACGAGGAAGAGGCTGTGTTGAGGGTTGATCCCAAGCAGCTGGATCAGTTGCTGCATCCTACCTTTGATGAGAAGGTGTTGAAAGAGGCTAAGCCTATAGCAAAAGGACTGCCGGCTTCTCCAGGAGCGGCTACAGGTAGGATATACTTTACTGCAGAAGAGGCTGTAAAGCACGCGAAAGCCGGAGAAAAGACCATACTGGTCAGATTGGAGACGTCCCCAGAGGATATCGAAGGTATGTACGCATCTCAAGGTATCCTCACCGGCAGGGGCGGTATGACATCCCATGCTGCGGTGGTGGCTAGGGGTATGGGCCGCTGCTGTGTGGCAGGCTGCGGAGAGCTGAACATAAACGAAGAAGGCAAATACTTTACAGTGGGAGGCAAGACCTACAGGGAAGGCGATTGGATCTCGCTGGACGGCAGTACGGGTTATGTATACGGTGAGCAGCTGCCTACGGTGGAGCCTGCGGTCACAGGTAACTTCGCCATACTTATGGGATGGGCAGACAAGGTAAGGAAGCTTAAAGTAAGGACCAATGCTGATACGCCTAGAGATGCCGCTACAGCAGTGAAATTTGGCGCAGAGGGCATAGGGCTTTGCAGAACCGAGCACATGTTCTTTGATGAAGACAGGATACCTGCCATGAGGGAGATGATAGTCTCCAAGACCGAAGAACAGAGGAGAAAGGCGCTGGCCAAGCTGTTGCCCATGCAGAAAAACGACTTTAAGCAGCTGTACGAGGCTATGGGCAGCCATCCTGTTACCATAAGGCTTATAGATCCGCCTCTGCATGAATTTGTACCCCACGAAGATGAGGACATCGCAGCGCTGGCCAAGGAAATGGGGCTGACATTTGAGGAACTGAAGGCCACAGTGGAGAGCTTAAAAGAGTTCAACCCCATGTTGGGCCACAGGGGATGCCGTCTTTCCATAACCTATCCTGAGATAGCTGAGATGCAGACAAGGGCTATAATGGAGGCAGCTATAGAGGTTAAACAGGAGAAAGGCATTGAAATAGAAGCGGAGATAATGGTACCTCTTGTAGGCGATGTTAAAGAGATCAAGTACCTGAAAGACATAATAGTTAAGGTGGCAGAGGAAGTCATAAAAGAGAAAGGCGTCAGGGTTGAATATCACGTGGGCACCATGATCGAGGTTCCTAGAGCCGCTTTAACCGCCGACAAGATCGCTCAGGAAGCAGAGTTCTTCTCCTTTGGAACCAACGACCTGACCCAGATGACCTTTGGGTTCTCCCGCGACGACGCTGGTAAGTTCTTAAACGACTACTATGATAAGAAGATATACGAGTTTGATCCTTTTGCCAAAGTGGATCAGGAAGGCGTGGGCAAACTCATGAAGATGGCTGTAGAGCTGGGCAAGGCCACAAGGCCTGACATAAGATTGGGCATATGCGGTGAGCACGGCGGAGATCCCAGCACTATTGAGTTCTGCCACAATATAGGTCTTGATTATGTATCCTGCTCACCTTACAGGGTGCCTATTGCAAGGTTGGCAGCAGCCCAGGCAGCGGTAAAAGCCAAGAGAGCTGCAAAATAA
- a CDS encoding tRNA (adenine(22)-N(1))-methyltransferase, giving the protein MQCKLSKRLTAIVQMVDRCKVVAEIGTDHGKIPAYLVSNAIAQKAVASDISLPSLKKAMALAKSMGIEQRVDFRLGDGLEVLKVGEADTIIIAGIGGDLTVNMLKEGKSVIQDSILILQPMKDDGLVRKYLVDTGYAIIGEDLVEDRHKIYAIIKAQKGHMEVERDILMEIGPILYAMRHPLLVPYMKNKVRMIKDILGQKEDEKLLLKIQEMEGIIRELKVSRCDRGHRGAGS; this is encoded by the coding sequence ATGCAGTGTAAGTTGAGCAAGAGATTGACGGCCATAGTTCAGATGGTAGATAGGTGCAAAGTAGTGGCAGAGATAGGAACAGATCACGGTAAAATCCCCGCGTATCTTGTCAGCAACGCTATAGCGCAAAAAGCTGTAGCCAGCGATATAAGCCTTCCTTCCCTTAAAAAGGCCATGGCTCTGGCTAAAAGCATGGGAATTGAGCAGCGGGTGGACTTTCGGTTGGGCGATGGCCTTGAGGTTTTAAAAGTTGGTGAGGCCGATACTATCATAATAGCGGGTATTGGCGGTGACCTTACGGTTAACATGCTGAAGGAAGGAAAAAGTGTAATACAGGATTCTATTTTGATTTTACAGCCTATGAAAGACGACGGCCTGGTGAGAAAATACCTTGTGGATACGGGATACGCTATTATAGGTGAGGATCTTGTAGAGGATCGCCATAAAATATACGCTATAATAAAGGCCCAAAAAGGGCATATGGAGGTTGAGCGCGACATCCTAATGGAGATAGGACCTATTCTTTACGCTATGAGGCATCCTCTGCTGGTACCTTATATGAAAAATAAGGTAAGGATGATAAAGGATATACTTGGTCAAAAAGAGGATGAAAAGCTTTTGCTTAAAATCCAAGAGATGGAGGGGATAATACGTGAGCTTAAGGTGTCGCGATGTGATAGAGGTCATAGAGGAGCTGGCTCCTAA
- a CDS encoding Nif3-like dinuclear metal center hexameric protein: MSLRCRDVIEVIEELAPKKLAIDGDNVGLQIGDPDKEVRKVMVALDAVPAVAQEAIKRGADLLVTHHPLFYRPAKNLRYDGPLGHTANLLIKNDIALYAAHTNLDCAIGGVNDALCDVLGIKDRQILDQGYTEKLKKVVVFVPKGYVDAVREAMCKAGAGHIGNYSYCSFAAEGVGTFKPLEGTHPFIGEVGKLEKAEEYRLETVVPEGSLKNVIEAMLSVHPYEEVAYDVYPEDIPYRVYGMGRIGELDCAMELGEFACYVKSRLSVPFVRAVGDKSKRIKKVAVCGGNGTGLISSAIAKGADAMVTGDLGYHQAQDVLSSGFAVIDAGHYGTEKVIVPRLADYIKEKLHHTGLEVVQSQVDIQPFSIF, encoded by the coding sequence GTGAGCTTAAGGTGTCGCGATGTGATAGAGGTCATAGAGGAGCTGGCTCCTAAGAAGCTGGCCATAGATGGTGACAATGTAGGCCTGCAAATAGGGGATCCTGATAAAGAGGTAAGGAAGGTGATGGTGGCGCTGGATGCTGTACCGGCAGTGGCACAAGAGGCCATAAAAAGAGGGGCAGATTTACTGGTGACCCATCACCCGCTTTTTTACCGCCCTGCTAAAAATTTAAGGTACGATGGACCTTTGGGTCATACAGCCAATCTTCTCATAAAAAACGACATAGCGCTGTACGCAGCCCATACCAATCTTGATTGCGCTATAGGAGGTGTTAACGACGCGCTGTGCGATGTACTGGGTATTAAAGACAGGCAGATTTTAGACCAAGGCTATACCGAAAAGCTCAAAAAGGTTGTGGTATTTGTCCCTAAAGGTTACGTGGATGCCGTAAGAGAGGCCATGTGTAAAGCCGGTGCCGGACATATAGGCAATTACAGCTATTGCTCTTTCGCAGCAGAAGGAGTGGGGACCTTTAAGCCTTTAGAGGGCACTCATCCTTTTATAGGCGAAGTGGGTAAGCTGGAGAAGGCAGAGGAATACCGCCTTGAAACTGTGGTGCCTGAGGGCAGCTTAAAAAACGTAATTGAGGCCATGCTTTCGGTTCATCCCTATGAAGAAGTGGCTTACGATGTATACCCTGAGGACATACCCTACAGGGTTTATGGCATGGGTAGGATCGGCGAGCTAGATTGCGCTATGGAACTGGGGGAGTTTGCCTGTTACGTGAAATCCAGGCTCTCTGTTCCCTTTGTGAGGGCAGTAGGGGATAAAAGCAAAAGGATAAAAAAGGTAGCTGTCTGCGGAGGCAACGGCACAGGCCTTATATCGTCAGCTATTGCTAAGGGCGCCGATGCCATGGTCACAGGGGATTTAGGATACCATCAGGCGCAGGATGTACTCTCATCGGGGTTTGCGGTAATAGACGCAGGCCATTACGGGACAGAAAAGGTGATAGTTCCGCGCCTTGCGGATTACATAAAAGAAAAATTGCACCACACCGGTTTAGAAGTGGTGCAATCGCAGGTGGACATCCAACCCTTTTCTATTTTCTAG
- a CDS encoding oxygen-binding di-iron domain-containing protein — protein sequence MENYDVNKAVKLDDGIYWVGYFDESASLHCNPYIIDDGEDVVFIEPGSVPHYPIVLNKVVSVIDIRRINYILESHQDPDLCASIPKFEEVINRKDLVVVTHSRAAILMAHYGFKAPFYYVDQNDWKLTLKSGRVLRFIFTPYCHFPGMFVTYDEKSKILFSGDIFGAFSYDWNLFANKYYVEAMKAFHENYMPSKEILNRAMEKIEKLDIKMICPQHGSIIDKDIQKYIDALKELDPGDYMYY from the coding sequence ATGGAAAATTACGATGTAAATAAAGCCGTAAAGTTAGATGATGGTATATATTGGGTAGGATATTTCGACGAATCCGCCAGCCTGCACTGCAACCCTTACATTATCGATGACGGCGAAGACGTGGTATTTATAGAACCCGGTTCTGTTCCCCATTATCCAATCGTGCTTAACAAAGTAGTCTCTGTTATCGACATAAGGAGGATAAATTACATACTGGAGTCCCACCAGGATCCGGACTTATGCGCATCCATACCCAAATTTGAAGAAGTCATAAACAGAAAAGACCTGGTAGTAGTAACCCACTCCAGAGCTGCCATATTGATGGCCCACTACGGGTTTAAGGCGCCATTTTACTACGTGGATCAAAACGACTGGAAATTGACTTTAAAGAGCGGAAGGGTGCTGAGGTTTATATTCACCCCTTACTGTCACTTCCCCGGGATGTTCGTCACGTACGATGAAAAAAGCAAAATACTTTTTTCAGGAGACATATTTGGCGCTTTCTCTTATGATTGGAACCTTTTTGCCAATAAGTACTATGTAGAGGCGATGAAGGCATTTCACGAAAATTACATGCCATCCAAGGAAATACTTAACAGAGCCATGGAAAAAATCGAAAAGCTGGACATCAAGATGATATGCCCACAGCACGGTTCCATAATAGACAAGGATATACAAAAATATATAGACGCTTTAAAAGAATTAGATCCCGGCGATTATATGTATTATTGA
- a CDS encoding amino acid permease, translating to MDREKISASKMTMLGVGGVIGAGFFLASGIAINEAGPAILINTLISAFLMYTVFQALVEMVTAQPVTGSFRVYAQEVLGNRYGFMSGWLYWTAGVLVMSSEVTASAIFTSYWFPSVPLWVFTLIYSLMVVGINFLGVEDFSIVESIFSVVKVIALVFIIVAGIAIIAVLSRSRVDIGLENYIRHGGFFPHGVKGLYDAMLMSLLSFAGIEVMAMAANQAESPNAIKSALRNVLVMLTVLYTGSFAVLLAITPWKLISTKVSPFVKLFEFVKVPYADSILNFVILVAALTTMNAAMYGVTQALFSLGQGEFAPTFLTRENSRGVPVYALMATSLGLVVAVVLSYILPRTVYEYITSSAGIIQFSNWIIILMTHIKFRRYVEKSGMKNKLAFKARCYPYFSWIGIFGVVATLLSSLVVPKERIGFIAGMVIIIIFTVLYNVGERTGLFKKW from the coding sequence GTGGATCGTGAAAAGATATCTGCCTCTAAGATGACCATGCTGGGCGTTGGAGGCGTTATAGGTGCGGGTTTTTTTCTCGCCAGCGGCATCGCTATAAATGAAGCGGGGCCTGCTATACTAATAAACACATTGATAAGCGCCTTTTTAATGTACACGGTGTTTCAAGCCCTGGTGGAGATGGTTACGGCTCAACCTGTGACAGGATCTTTTAGAGTCTACGCTCAAGAAGTACTTGGCAATAGATACGGTTTTATGAGCGGTTGGCTATACTGGACTGCAGGTGTTTTGGTCATGTCCAGCGAAGTTACGGCATCGGCGATATTTACCAGCTATTGGTTTCCATCCGTTCCATTGTGGGTGTTTACGTTGATTTATTCGCTTATGGTTGTAGGTATAAACTTTTTAGGGGTGGAAGACTTTAGCATTGTTGAGTCGATTTTTTCGGTTGTAAAGGTAATAGCGTTGGTTTTTATCATCGTGGCAGGGATTGCGATAATAGCTGTACTGTCCCGCAGTAGAGTGGACATAGGTTTAGAAAACTATATAAGGCACGGCGGCTTTTTCCCTCACGGTGTAAAAGGCCTATACGACGCCATGTTGATGTCTCTTTTATCCTTTGCGGGTATTGAAGTGATGGCAATGGCAGCCAATCAAGCTGAATCGCCGAATGCCATAAAGAGCGCCTTGAGAAATGTTTTGGTCATGCTGACGGTGCTCTATACAGGTTCTTTTGCGGTGCTTTTAGCGATTACTCCGTGGAAGCTGATAAGCACGAAAGTAAGCCCTTTTGTCAAGCTGTTTGAGTTCGTCAAGGTACCTTATGCGGATTCCATTCTCAACTTTGTCATACTGGTAGCAGCCCTTACCACCATGAACGCTGCTATGTACGGGGTTACCCAGGCTCTATTTTCTCTGGGTCAAGGTGAATTTGCACCTACATTTTTGACGAGAGAAAACAGCCGTGGAGTTCCTGTATACGCCCTAATGGCTACATCCTTGGGGCTTGTCGTCGCGGTAGTGCTTTCCTATATTCTGCCCAGGACGGTCTACGAGTATATAACCAGCTCCGCGGGCATCATACAGTTTAGCAACTGGATTATCATACTTATGACCCACATAAAGTTCAGACGTTACGTGGAGAAAAGCGGCATGAAAAACAAATTGGCTTTTAAAGCCCGGTGTTACCCGTATTTTTCGTGGATTGGCATCTTTGGAGTTGTAGCCACTCTGTTGTCGTCGCTGGTGGTGCCTAAGGAGAGAATTGGATTTATCGCAGGCATGGTCATAATTATTATTTTTACGGTTTTGTACAATGTAGGTGAAAGGACTGGCCTTTTTAAAAAATGGTGA
- a CDS encoding Uma2 family endonuclease → MSGMPEKQKRYTYGDYLKWDEKNRYEIIDGFPHFLASPSVLHQITVGNIYFKFKEYLNDKMCKVFTAPLDVLFPQREDIKEEDVDVVVQPDVFIVCDENKIENGKNCKGPPDMIVEVLSPATASRDFITKRNLYERAGVKEYWIASPEEKNIVVFRIDENMKYNLYGIYDEDSVVDVGILPDLSIAVREIFV, encoded by the coding sequence ATGAGCGGTATGCCGGAGAAACAAAAAAGGTACACATACGGCGATTATCTGAAATGGGATGAAAAAAATCGCTATGAGATTATAGATGGTTTTCCCCACTTTCTAGCTTCTCCTTCTGTGTTACACCAGATTACTGTCGGAAATATATACTTTAAGTTTAAGGAGTATCTGAACGATAAAATGTGCAAAGTATTTACCGCTCCTCTGGATGTGCTGTTTCCTCAAAGAGAGGATATAAAAGAAGAGGACGTGGATGTAGTTGTTCAGCCTGACGTTTTTATTGTTTGCGATGAAAATAAAATAGAAAACGGTAAAAACTGCAAAGGCCCTCCGGACATGATTGTAGAAGTTTTGTCTCCTGCGACCGCCAGCAGAGATTTCATTACAAAGCGAAATCTGTATGAAAGAGCCGGCGTGAAAGAATACTGGATTGCAAGCCCTGAGGAAAAGAATATTGTGGTATTCAGAATAGATGAGAATATGAAATATAACTTATACGGAATCTACGATGAAGACAGTGTAGTTGATGTGGGAATATTACCGGACCTTTCAATAGCGGTAAGAGAGATATTTGTCTAA
- a CDS encoding HAD-IIA family hydrolase, whose amino-acid sequence MPKSLKGIKCFILDMDGTFYIGDKLIPGALEFLKFLKNTDRRYLFLTNNSSKDRGYYVKKLINMGVSDITEGDVFTSGEATAMYIKKLNKGNRVFLVGTPYLEDELRRFGIDIVEDKPDHVVVGFDTTLTYDKLWKACDYVRNGVNYIATHPDFNCPVEGGYMPDCGAIIAFIKASTGREPFIVGKPYPEIIRSVFERTGLGSDRLAIVGDRLYTDIKTGINAKIASILVLTGETKREDLEASDIQPDYVVDSIGDIISLLG is encoded by the coding sequence ATGCCAAAATCATTGAAAGGCATAAAGTGCTTTATATTAGATATGGATGGAACATTTTATATAGGAGATAAGCTGATACCAGGAGCGTTAGAGTTTCTGAAATTTTTAAAAAACACAGATAGGAGGTATCTTTTTTTAACCAACAACTCGTCTAAGGACAGAGGTTATTACGTCAAAAAGCTTATAAATATGGGCGTTTCCGATATAACAGAAGGCGATGTGTTTACGTCAGGCGAAGCTACGGCTATGTATATAAAGAAATTAAATAAAGGCAACAGGGTTTTTTTAGTAGGTACGCCTTATCTGGAAGATGAGTTAAGAAGGTTTGGCATAGATATCGTAGAGGACAAACCCGATCACGTGGTTGTGGGTTTTGATACCACCCTTACGTACGATAAACTGTGGAAGGCCTGTGATTACGTGAGAAATGGGGTAAATTACATAGCTACACATCCCGATTTCAATTGCCCTGTAGAAGGGGGTTATATGCCGGACTGCGGAGCTATCATCGCTTTTATAAAAGCGTCTACGGGGCGAGAACCTTTTATAGTGGGTAAGCCCTATCCAGAGATTATCCGGTCGGTTTTTGAGAGGACAGGACTCGGTTCCGATAGGCTGGCAATTGTGGGAGATAGGCTTTACACGGATATAAAGACAGGTATAAACGCCAAAATAGCGTCGATACTGGTCCTTACAGGGGAAACAAAAAGAGAAGACCTTGAAGCATCCGATATACAGCCTGATTACGTAGTGGATTCCATAGGCGATATAATTTCTCTGCTGGGGTAG
- a CDS encoding AAA family ATPase, translating into MKLEEIKGLCDNIKDNISRVIVGKSDVVDLVLTALIAGGHVLLEDVPGMGKTMMAKSLAYSINATFKRIQFTPDLLPSDLTGINFYNQKLGEFVFRPGPIFSQVILADEINRATPRTQSSLLECMEERQVTIDGETHLLKRPFFVIATQNPVEIQGTFPLPEAQLDRFLMKVHMGYPTLEEGKVMMSRFNDNNPLFDIKPVADAECIVDAQNSYSAVFVSDAVKEYILNLADATRHHKDIELGISPRGCLAIMKACQVWAVLKGRDYVIPDDVKEMAVPVWGHRIIFRGNARVRGTDSQKVISEILQAVPAPTEDFMAL; encoded by the coding sequence GTGAAGCTGGAGGAAATAAAGGGGTTATGCGACAACATAAAGGATAATATTTCCAGGGTAATAGTGGGCAAAAGCGATGTGGTAGATCTGGTGTTGACCGCATTGATCGCAGGCGGCCATGTCTTGCTTGAGGATGTGCCAGGCATGGGCAAGACTATGATGGCCAAGAGCTTGGCCTATTCTATCAACGCCACATTTAAGAGAATACAGTTTACACCTGACCTGCTCCCTTCTGATTTGACCGGCATAAATTTTTACAATCAAAAGCTGGGAGAATTTGTGTTCAGACCTGGTCCTATATTTTCTCAGGTTATATTGGCAGATGAGATAAACAGGGCTACTCCCAGGACCCAGTCCAGCCTCCTGGAGTGCATGGAAGAAAGGCAGGTTACCATTGACGGAGAAACCCATTTGTTAAAGAGGCCCTTTTTCGTCATAGCCACTCAAAATCCTGTGGAAATTCAGGGAACGTTTCCATTGCCTGAAGCGCAGCTGGACAGGTTTTTGATGAAGGTGCACATGGGATATCCTACTTTAGAAGAGGGGAAAGTGATGATGAGCCGGTTTAACGACAATAACCCCCTTTTTGATATAAAGCCTGTGGCCGATGCCGAATGTATAGTTGATGCTCAAAACAGTTACAGCGCTGTATTTGTCAGCGATGCGGTTAAAGAATATATATTAAACCTTGCCGATGCCACAAGGCACCATAAAGATATCGAACTGGGCATAAGCCCTAGGGGATGCCTTGCCATTATGAAAGCGTGCCAGGTGTGGGCTGTGTTAAAAGGCCGAGATTATGTGATACCTGACGATGTAAAGGAAATGGCTGTGCCTGTATGGGGTCATCGGATTATATTCAGGGGCAATGCCAGGGTCAGAGGAACTGATTCTCAAAAGGTGATATCGGAGATCCTTCAGGCGGTTCCGGCGCCAACGGAGGACTTTATGGCATTATAA